The sequence below is a genomic window from Massilia oculi.
TGGACGAGCTCGCGCTGGCGGGACTGGCGCGCGGCGCCGTCGACAAGTCGCGGCGCGCGGTACTCGAACGCGAGCGTGCGCTGCTCAAGACACGGCTGCAATTGCTCGAACGCCAGGGCCAGGGCATCGGCTCGGTGATCGGCGGCGATGTCGCGAGCGAGCCTGGCGAGCTGGCGCGGCTGCACGCGCAGGTCGAGGAAAACGCGCGCGACCTGGCCGGCATCGGGCTGCGCGAAGACGCGCTGGAGCGCGAACTCGAGCATGTGCGCGCGGTGTTCGCCCAGCCCGGCCGGCATCTGTCGGTGTCGACCAGGCGCGTGATCCTGGACCGGATGAACGTCGTGATCGAGGCGGGCACGCCGGCGGATACGTCGATGAGCGAGCTCGAGTTGCGGATCGCCCGGTTGCCGACCCTGCCGCCGCGGATGCGCGCATTCTCGCTGGTGCGCTTCGCGCGGGCCAGCCTGCTGCCGGAAAAAAGCGTGTTCGAGGATGCCGAGCAGTTGCTGTCTTCGGGACTCTGGTCCTGATGCTGGGTCAATTTATAAGGAGCACGTCATGGCTGGAGGCAAGGAAATCCGCGACAAGATCAAGAGCGTGGAAAGCACGAGAAAAATCACCAGGGCGATGGAGATGGTCGCCACCTCCAAGATGCGCAAGGCACAGGAGCGGATGCGCACCGCCCGTCCCTATGTGCGCAAGATCCGCAACATCACGGGGCACCTGGCCGAAGCCAGCCCCGAATACAGCCATCCCTTCCTCATCACGCACGACGAGGCCAGGCGTGCCGGCTTCATCGTGGTCACGACCGACAAGGGCTTGTGCGGCGGCATGAACACCAATATCCTGCGCGCCGTGACGCACGCCATGCATGAACACCAGGAGCGGGGCATCGGCAGCGACCTGGTGGTCATCGGAAGCCGCGGCCTGTCGTTCATGACCCGCATCGGCGCCAGGGTGGTCGCGCATGCGGTGCACCTGGGCGACACCCCGCACCTCGAACGGCTGCTGGGCCCGGCCAAAGTGCTGCTCGACGCCTACCAGAACGCGCAGATCGACGCCATCCACCTGTGCTACACGAAATTCATCAATTCGATGAGCCAGCAGGCCGTCATCGAGCAGCTGGTGCCGCTGGTGCCGGAGAACGTGCGGGCCGAACGGGGAACGCATGCCTGGTACTACCTGTACGAGCCGGACCCGGCCCAGGTCATCGACGACCTGCTGGTGCGCTACGTCGACGCGCTGATCTACCAGGCGGTCGCCGAAAGTTTCGCGTCCGAGCATTCGGCGCGCAGGATGGCGATGAAGGCGGCCAGCGACAACGCGGCCAGCATCATCGACGACCTCAAGCTGGTGTACAACAAGACCCGTCAGGCGGCGATCACGAAGGAACTTTCCGAGATCGTCTCCGGCGCGGCGGCGGTCTGAGCGAGGACATCATGGCAACTCCCACGATCCGCGTCAGCGTCGTCTCGGCCGAGGAAGAGGTGTTCGAGGGCGATGCGGAGTTCGTCGCACTGCCCGGCGAAAGCGGCGAGCTCGGCATCTATCCGCAGCACACGCCCCTGATGACCAGGATCCGGCCGGGCGCCGTGCGCATCAAGGTGCCGGGGCAAGAGGACGAAGAACTGGTGTTCGTCGCCGGCGGCATCCTGGAAGTCCAGCCGGACGAAGTCACGGTGCTGGCGGACACCGCCATCCGCGGACGCGACCTGGACGAAGCCAGTGCGAACGAGGCGCGCAAGCAGGCCGAGGAAGCGCTGCGCAACCGGGACACCAGGATCGACTACGCCAAGGCGCAGTCGGAACTGGCGATCGCCATCGCCCAGATCCAGGCCTTGTCGCGGCAAAGGAAACGGCGCTGACGTGCAGGACGACCGATTGAGTTTGGTCAGCCTCGACTCGACGGCCGACGCTGGTGACGCCGGTCAGGCCGCGGCGGCGCGGCGCTCGGTGCGCCCGTTGGTCAGGAAGCGCTCCAGCGTCTGCTGGAGCTGCATCGAAATATTCGTGAAGCTGCAGCCGATCTGCACCTGCTCGCCGAGCAGGAAGGTGCGGAAGGGCCGCATCAGGCGCACTTCCAGGTCGGCCGTGATGAACAGCGCCGGCCCCAGTTCCAGCCGCACGCCAATCAGTTTCTTGCCGACGTGTAGCCCGTAACACTGCTCGGGCGAGGCGCGCATGCCGACGCCGCCCTGGGAAAAATCGTAGAGGGGCAGTTCGTACTGGCGGCCCGACAGGCCGAAGCTGGCGCTATAGTTGGCGCCGACCGGCGTTTCCACCCGGCGCGCCGAGCGCCGGTTGAGCACCAGGCAGTGTTCCGGGAAGTCCGCCCGCACCAGGTGGGGCTGGCCGGGCAAACCCTTCCAGTCGCTTTCCAGCTCGAACTGCAACTTGGCATTGCCGCCGATCGCGCTGACGAAGGTGGCGTGGTGGGTGACCGGCATGTCGCTGCCAGTAAAATCCAGCACGAAGTGCGGCAATGCCGGGTCGACCGACTCGATCCGCACCAGGAGCGGCTCCTGGATGCCGGAATAGACGGTGACGGGATCGCCGCTGAGCGCCAGCGCGGTCAGCGCTTCACCGATGTCGAACGGATCCGACATCTGGTGTGGCGCGGCATTGCCCGGAATACGGGTCAGGAGGTCGGATGGCTTTGGCGGGCCCTTGCGGGCAAAAGCGACGGCATCGGAGACGTTCACGGCGGGGTCCTGGACGTGATTGTAAAATGCTGCTGCACGGAAGTATAACCCTCTTTGCAATCTTGTTGCAAACCGGAATCAAACTTGCAGCAGAGTCCATGCCGGTAGGTGGGGGCGAAGCTCACGGCGAGCCGTGCAATGCCGAGCAACCAGCACACGCCTGTCAGGCGCCAGGAGCGACTTCCACCTACCGGGATAGACTCATCGCACCGATCAAATTTCCAGGTTGTCGATCAGTCGGGTCGCGCCCAGCTTGGCCGCCGCCAGCACCACCAGCGGCTCGCCGCGTTCGAGGTCCGCGCCATGCGGCGCCTGCAGGTCGATGCGCTTGCGCACCGAAACGTAGTCCGGCTTCCAGCCGCGTCCGGCCAGGGCGGCCATCGCGCGCGCTTCGACGGCTTTGATGTCGCGCTCGCCGCTGCGGACGGTGTCGGCCACCGCGTTCAGTTCCCGGTACAGCACCGGGGCTTCGGCCCGCTCGTCGCTTGAGAGGTAGCCATTGCGCGAGGACAGGGCCAGGCCGTCCTCGGCGCGAAAGGTCTCGGCGCCGATGATCTCGGTCGGCAGGGCGAACTGGCGCGCCATATTACGAACGATCATCAGTTGCTGGTAATCCTTCTTGCCGAACACGGCCACGCGCGGCTGCACGCACGAGAACAGCTTGGTCACAACGGTGCACACGCCCTCGAAGAAGCCGGGACGGAATTCGCCTTCCAGCGTATTGCCCAGGCCATCCGGCGGGCGCACGCGGTATTCCTGCGGCTCGGGATACAAATCCTTTTCGGTCGGCGCGAACAGCACGTAGACGCCTTCCTTCTCCAGCTTGGCCACGTCTTCCTGGAAGGTGCGCGGGTATTTGTCGAAATCCTCGTTGGGGCCGAACTGCAGGCGGTTGACGAAGATCGAGGCGACCACCGGGTCGCCGTGACGGCGCGCCAGGCGCATCAGCGACAGGTGGCCTTCATGCAGGTTGCCCATTGTCGGCACGAACGCCGTGCGCAGCTGGCCGCGCAACTGGTCGCGCAATTCGTCAATGGAAGAAATGATTTTCATGGGTGAACAAAGGGAGAATAAAACGGCATCAAGCCGGCGAATAGGCCAGGCGCACGTAGATCGGCGCAAAAGGTTCGGCCTGGGTAATTTCGATCAGTGTTTCTTTCGCCAGTTCGAGCATGGCGACGAAGTGGACGACGACGATCGGCCGGGGCGCGTGAGCCACCGTGTGCTGGCCTGCGAACAGGTCGCCGAACTCGACGAAGCGCTGCGATTGCAGGGTGCGCAGGATGGCCGACATGTGCTCGCGCACCGACAGTTCCTGGCGCCCGATCCGGTGGTGCTGGGTCAGCTTGGCGCGGCGCAACACGTCGAGCCAGGCACGCTGCAAGTCCCAGGGATCGACGTCGGGCAGGGCCGTGTTCAGGCCCTGTTCCACGAACAGCTGCGGGCGTACGAAGTCCCGGCCTTCCTGGGGCACGTTACCCAGCGCTACCGCAGCGGATTTGATCTGCTCGTAGTCCAGCAGGCGGCGCACCAGTTCGGCGCGCGGGTCGCCGGCATCCTCGATCAGGTCGTCCTGGCGCTTGGGCAGCAGCATGCGGGATTTGATTTCGATCAGCATCGCAGCCATCAACAGGTATTCCGCCGCCAACTCGAGGTTGCTCTTGCGGATCTGCTCGACATATTCCAGGTATTGCAGGGTCACCTGCGCCATCGGGATGTCGAGGATGTTGAAGTTCTGCTTGCGGATCAGGTACAGCAGCAGGTCGAGCGGACCTTCGAAGGCGTCGAGGAAGATCTCGAGCGCGTCGGGCGGGATGTACAGGTCGTTCGGCAGGCGCGTCAGCGGTTCGCCATACAGGCGTGCGATCGCGGCGTCTTCCGGCGGGGGCGGCGCGGCATGCTGGTCGTCGACGGCGGCTTCCACGGGGATTTCCTCTCCCTCGGCTGCCGCCCCTTGGGGCATCATGCGCGCGCCTCCGTCCTCAGACCTTGGTCTGGTACGGGTAGGCCTGCTGGCGCAGGCGCGATTCCTCGACACGGGCCTGTTCGTCGAGCGAGACCGGTTCCTTGTCCCACAGCAGGGCGCGGCCGGCGACCTGGCCCGCGTCCAGGTGCGAGTTCTGCTTCTTGAGCTCCGAGATGAACTTGGTGTGCTCGGATTCGTACATCACGTGTTTTTTCGAGAAGATCATGATTCGCTTGAGATAAATGACGGCTGGGTGCCGGCGACGGGCAGATTCTTCTGCCACGCGCCGCCGGCGTCAAGTCTTACTTGTGCAAGGCGTTCAACTGGCGGGCGATGATGTCGTGGTTGAGCCACAGTACCGGCGCGATTTTTTCCGATGCGCCATGGAACATCAACGGGCCGGCGCCTTCCAGCACCAGGCTCGACAGGTGATCGGTGATCAGTGCCTTCTTGTCCTTGTGCAGGGCGGTGATGGCTTCCGAGGTGCCGATCATGACTTCGGCCAGTTCCGGGGTATTGTCCATCGGCCAGGCTTCGAAATTGCGGAAGGTGGCGCTGGTCGCATCGTTATTGTACCCCTCGATGGTGTCGAGCAGCTGTTGCAGCGAAGTGCCTTCGCCCAGCAGCTCTTCGCAGATGCGCCAGTGCTCGTCGGCCCAGGCGCCGCCGCCTTCTTTCTTCAGTGCGCGCAGCAGCGGGAACAGCGACAGCTCGACGCCGACGAAGATGTCGGACGAGTTGGTGCGGATTTCCGGGCAGTTGAACACGGTCGCGAAGGTGCCGTTGTTCCAGGCCGCTTCGGCGATCGACTCCAGGCGCATCTTGGCGTAGCCCTGGGTGTAGTTGGTGTAGGTCTGCCACTGGTACTCGTCGCCGATCAGGATCTCGGTGCCGTGGTAGCCGTAGGCGGTGTAGCGCACTTCGCCGCCGGCTTGCGTCACGCGCTCGCGGATCGCGCTCGACGCGTCGATCAGGTACTTGAGCGTGTTGGCCGAGACTTCGTCGAAGTTCATCAGGATCAGCTTGCCCAGGTCGCTGTCGAGCAGGGCGCGCGAGGACATGAAGCGCTCGCCGCGGCCTTTGTAGATGCGGTTGGCGATGGCCAGGAAGGCCTTGATCTTCGGGATGCCGCCGGCCATCGTGTGGGCGAAGAAGACGTTGGCGCCTTGCGGCACCAGCTTGTCGATCTCGGCCATCACGGTGGCGGCGGAGCCCGTGAAGCGGGCCACGCCTGCCGCGCGGCAGCGCTCGATGCGTTCCCAGTCCAGCTTTTCTTCCTGCCAGTTCTTCAGGGTGATACCGGACAGCATTTCGGTCGGGTTCTGTTCGCCTTCCGGGGCGTCCATGTCGAAGCCGGCCATCAGCGGCACGTTGATGATGCGGCCGCCCAGTTTCTCTTCCGCTTCGGCCAGTTCTTCGTCGTTCAGCTTGCGTAAAGCGCCGCTGTCGTCGCGGCGACCCACGGTGACGCCGACGATGGTCATGCCGGCGGCGCGCGCCTGGTCGATCAGGCCGTTGACATAGCCGCGGCCGAACAGTTCGCCGAACAGGACGAAGACGTCGCCCTTACGGAACACATTGGCTTCAGGGATATGGCGGAGAGGATTCAATTCGGTCATATTATTAGCTACCTATCAAAAGAGTTTGTGGCGGCGTTTTGTCATATTTAAAACATGGCATTGTACACACACGCCACACCCTCGGGAATGCTTCCCGAGGCTTGCATGAGGCCCCTCTACGACCGGCATTGCCGGTGTCAGGATGGCCTCTTGCCTTGCGGATTTAACGGATACGCATGCCTGGCGTCGCGCCCGGCATCGGGTCCAGCAGGTACAGGCCCGGGTTCGCTTTCTCGTCGGCTGCCGAGGCGCACAGTACCATGCCTTCGGACACGCCGAATTTCATCTTGCGCGGCGCCAGGTTGGCGACCAGCACGGTCAGCTTGCCGATCAGGTCTTCCGGCTGGTAGGCCGACTTGATGCCCGAGAACACATTGCGGTGACGGCCTTCACCCACGTCCAGCGTCAGGCGCAGCAGCTTGCTCGAGCCTTCGACGTGTTCGCAGTTGACGATCTTCGCCACGCGCAGGTCGATCCTGGTGAAGTCGTCGATCGAGATTTCTGGGGCCAGGGCCTCGATGTCGCTGTCGCCGGTGGCCGCCGGGGCTTGCGCGGGCTCAACTTTCGCTGCCGGAGCGGGAACGGCGGCCACGGCCGGCTTGTCGAACAGGTTCTCGACCATCTTGGCGTCGACGCGCTGCATCAGGTGGGCATAGGTGCCGATGGTGCGGCCGAGCATGGTTTCGTAGACGGCGGCGCCATGGGTGTCGGCCCAGCTCAGTTCGGCATCGCCCAGGAATTCAGCCACGCGCGCAGCCACGTTCGGCAGCACCGGCGCCAGCATGACGGTCAACTGGCGGAACAGGATGAGCGCCGTGGTGCACACATCGTGCAATTGCGCGGTCTTGCTCTCGTCCTTGGCCAGCAGCCATGGCTTGTACTCGTCGACGTACTGGTTGATGACGTCGGCGATTTCCATGATCTCGCGCAGGGCGCGGCCGTACTCGCGCGCCTCGAAGGCGGCGGCGATGCTGGTCTGGCGCTCGGCGCCATCCGCCATCAAGGCCTTGCAGATGGTGTCGCGGGCGGTCTGCGACAGGCTGTCGGCCAGCTTGCCGTCGAAGCGCTTGGCGATAAAGCCGGCGCAGCGGCTGGCGATATTGACGTATTTGCCGATCAGGTCGCTGTTCACGCGGGCCACGAAGTCGTCGCCGTTGAAGTCCAGGTCTTCCACCTTGGCATTGAGCTTGAAGGCCAGGTAGTAGCGCAGCCATTCCGGGTTCATGCCCAGTTCCAGGTAGCGCAGCGGCGAAATGCCGGTGCCGCGCGACTTGGACATTTTTTCGTTGTTCACGGTCAGGTGGCCGTGCACCGCGACCTTCAGCTTGTCGATGATCGGATGGCCCGAGAAATTCAGCATGGCCGGCCAGAACAGCAGGTGGAACGACACGATGTCCTTGCCGATGAAGTGCAGCTGCTCGGCGTCGGGATCGTTCAGGAAGGCGTCGAAGTCCTTGCCCTGCCTGGCGAAGTAGTTCTTCAGGCTGGCCAGGTAGCCGACCGGCGCGTCCAGCCACACGTAGAAGAATTTACCCGGTGCATCCGGAATCGGGATGCCGAAGTAGGGCGCGTCGCGCGAGATGTCCCAGTCGGCCAGCTTCTCGCCATCTTCGCCCAGCCATTCCGAGACCTTGTTGACCATCTCGGGCTGCAGGCGGCCGGGCGTGTTCAGCCATTCTTTCAGGAACTGGAAGCAGCGCGGGTCGGACAGCTTGAAGAAATACTGCTCGGACGGCTTCAGGACCGGGGTCGAGCCGGTGAACACCGAGAACGGGTTGATCAGTTCGGTCGGCTGGTAGGCGGCGCCGCACACCTCGCAGTTGTCGCCGTACTGGTCTTTCGCATGACAGACCGGGCATTCGCCCTTGATGTTGCGGTCGGCCAGGAACATGCCCTTGGCGGTGTCGTAGAAGCGGTCGACGGTCTTGGTGACGATCAAACCCGCATCGCGCAGCTTGCGGTAGATGCCCTGCGACAGTTCGACGTTTTCCGGCGAGTCGGTCGAATACCAGTTGTCGAAGGCGATATGGAAGCCGTCCAGGTATTGCGGGCGGCCGGCGGCGATCTTGGCCACGAATTCCTGCGGCGTGATGCCTTCCTTCTCGGCCGCGATCATGATCGGCGTGCCGTGGGTATCGTCGGCGCACACGAAATGCACTTCGCGCGGCTGGCCGCCTTGCTGGTTACCCTCGCGCTGCATTCGCTGGAAGCGGACCCAGATGTCGGCCTGGATGTATTCCATCATGTGGCCGATATGGAAGGCAGCATTGGCGTAGGGCAGTGCGGTGGTGACGAACAGCTTGCGGGTCATGGTGTCGAAACGCTCGGGTTATATGAAAAGAAGCATTTTACCAGTGGATGGCCCTGCGCGCTCAGGGGGTATTGGCCGACTTTCGGCCCTCCGGACCAGCCTGCAGGCCGTTTTGCGCTACACTTCGCCCCAATATCATCCGGAGAGCACCATGAGCATCACTGAGAACGACGTCAAGACCGCTTTGTTGGAAGTCATCGATCCTAACACCCAAAAAGATTTCGTCACGACCAAGTCGGTCAAGAACATCAAGATTGACGGCGCGCAAGTTTCCTTTGAGCTGGAGCTGGGCTACCCGGCCGCCAGCCAGGTCGAAATGCTGCGCGGCATGGCCGCCGCCGCCGTGCTGGAACTGCCCGGCGTCGAAGGCGTCGCCATCCGCGCCTACAGCAAGATCGTGTCGCACACCGTGCAGCGCGGCATGAAGGTCATGCCGAACGTCAAGAACATCATCGCCGTCGCCTCGGGCAAGGGCGGCGTTGGCAAATCGACCACGGCCGTCAACCTGGCCCTGGCCCTGGCCGCCGAGGGCGCCAGCGTCGGCATGCTGGACGCCGACATCTACGGCCCGTCGCAGCCGATGATGCTGGGCGTGTCCGGCCGTCCGGTCAGCCATGACAACAAGAGCATGGAGCCGCTGGAAAACCACGGCATCCAGGTGTCGTCGGTCGGCTTCATGATCGATCCGGACGAGCCGATGGTGTGGCGTGGCCCGATGGCCAGCGGCGCGCTGCAGCAATTGCTCGAGCAAACCAACTGGCGCGACCTGGATTACCTGATCGTCGACATGCCGCCAGGCACCGGCGACATCCAGCTGACCCTGTCGCAGAAAGTGCCGGTCACCGGCGCCGTGATCGTCACCACGCCGCAGGACATCGCCCTGCTCGACGCGCGCAAGGGCCTCAAGATGTTCGAGAAGGTCGGCATCCCGATCCTGGGCGTGGTCGAGAACATGAGCACCCACACCTGCTCCAACTGCGGCCACACCGAGGCGATCTTCGGCCATGGCGGCGGCGAAAAGATGTGCGCCGACTTCGGCATCGACTTCCTGGGCGCGCTGCCGCTGACGATGGCGATCCGCGAACAGGCCGACGCCGGCCGTCCGACCGTGGTCGCGGATCCGGACGGCCAGGTCGCTGCCGTCTACAAGCAGATTGCGCGCAAGGTCGCGATCAAGATCGCCGAGAAGGCGAAGGACATGAGCAGCAAGTTCCCGAGCATCGTCGTCAAGAACGACTGATCCGACGGCGGGGCGCCACGCCCCGTGATCCGCCAGCGCATCGCACCGACGCGCGCCAGCACTTGTTGTTGGCGCGCGTCATTCATTTCGCATCCCGAAACCGTGTCGGGAGGTCAGCTTTTTCCAGCTAACTATCTGTTTGAAAATAAAGTCGTTAGGAAATTCCCTACCTACACTCTGACCTTGAGCGAGCACCGCACAAGTGTGCAGAACGGGCATCGGGAATCACGTGGGTGACAAATGAGCGACGACAGCACACAGCGGTGGAGCGCGCGCTACCTGGGCATCGCGCAGCGCTTCATCCCGGCCGCGCTGCAGCAGGATGTGACCCAGGCGGCGCGGAGCGCCAATCTGGTGAACGCGGCGGTGATGGCCGGCACCGCTGGGCCGCTGTACGCGCTCGCCTATTGGCTGCTGGGCCTGGAGACGGCCGCGGTCGAGATCGTGCTGTGCTGCGCGGTGATGCTGTCGGCGGCGCCGGTGCTGCGCCTGACCGGCAGCGTGGTGGCGGCGCGCGAAGTCTTCCTGTGCGCGCTGTTCTTCAATTTCAGTTGGCTCAGCTGGCACCTGGGCGGCATCGTCTCGCCCACCGTCAGCTGGCTGGTCACGGGGCCGCTGGTCGCCATGTTCCTGGGCGGGAAGCGCTGCGCCGGCTTCTGGCTGGCCATGAGCTGCGCCAGCGCCACCCTGATTTATTTGCTGGAGGCGAACGGCCTGGCCCGGCCGCCGGCCCCGCGAACCGACATGCCGCTGCTGCACCTGGTGTGCGATCTCGGCCTGTACGTCGTGGTGCTGGTCTTCGTGCTGCTGTTCGGTCTGACCAAGAACGACGGCTTTTCGCGCCTGCGCCGGGCGCTGGCCACGATCAACGAGCTGGCGATCCGCGACGAGCTCACCGGCATCCATAACCGCCGCTTCCTGCTCGACCTGGTGGACAAGGAAAAGGAGCGCGCCGACCGCAATGGCGGCGAGTTCTGCCTGTGCCTGTTCGACATCGATTTCTTCAAGCGCATCAACGACACCTACGGCCACGCGGCCGGCGACACCGTGCTGCGCGCCTTCTCCCGCACGGTGCAGGACCAGCTGCGCGCGCTCGACGCCTTCGGGCGCTATGGCGGCGAAGAGTTCCTCCTGATGTTGCCCGAGACGCCGGCGGCGAGCGCGATCGCGCTGGCCGAACGGGTGCGCGGCGCGGTCGAGGGCCTGCGCTGCCTTGATGGCGAACGCACGATCACCTTGACGGTGTCGGCCGGCGTGGCCGAGTACCGGCTGGGCGAGAAGGTGGCGCAAACCATCGTGCGCGCCGACCAGGCCCTGTACCTGGCCAAGTCGGGCGGGCGCAACCGGGTGCTGTGCCATGGTGACGATGGCCCGGCTGAAGTGGCAAGAGGCCTGGCCGCGCCGGTTACCGACGCCCGTGCGCCGCTGGACGGCGCCGACGGTTTCCAGCGCGACCAGCTGACGGGCTTGCTGAACCGGCGCCTGCTGCGCGACCGCCTGCGCCATGCGATGGACCGCGCGCGTCGCAACGGCCGCCTGGTGGCGCTGCTCCTGTTGAACATCAACCGCTTCAAGGAAGTCAACGACGCCCTCGGCTACGAGGCCGGCGACGCGCTCCTGCACCAGGCCGGCGGCGCGATCCGGCGCTGCCTGCGCGACTGCGACACGGTGGCGCGCTGGGGCGGCGACGAATTCGTGGCCTTGCTGGAAGACCTGGGCAGCCAGGCCGACGCCCTGCTGGTGGCCGACAAGATCCTCGACCGTCTCACGGCGCCGCTGGCGGTCGCCGGCCGCGATTGCTACGTGACCCTGGCGGTGGGAATCGCGCTGTATCCGGCGCCGGACTGCGACGCCGATGCGCTGCTCAAGCGCGCCGACACCGCGATGCGCAGCGCCAAGCGCTGGGGCCAGAACATCGTGCGCGTGTATGCCGGCAACGGCGGCGGCGGCGCAGGCGCGGACGCCGCCGCCTGCTCCTTGTCCCTGCCGCAGAGCGAACGCCTGGCCCTGAAGAACGGCTTGCGCGACGCCCTGGCCCAGGGCCAGCTGTTCATCGAATACCAGCCGCAGGTCGAGCTGCGCGAGCGGCGCGTGATCGGGGTCGAGGCGCTGCTGCGCTGGCAGCATCCGGTCTACGGCTTGATCGATCCGGGCCGCTTCATTCCCCTGGCCGAGGAGACCGGGATGATCGTCCCGATCGGCGAGTGGATGCTGCGCTGCGCCTGCCTGCAGAACCGCGCCTGGCGCGCCGCTGGCCTGCCGGAAATAAAGACCGCGGTCAACCTGTCGGCGCGTCAGCTGCGCGAGCCGGGCCTGGCCGGGCGCATGCTGGCCATCGTGGCCGAGACCGGGATGCCGCCCGCCTGCCTCGACCTCGAAATCACCGAAGGCATCCTGATCGACGACCTGGCCGCCAATTGCACGGCATTGAGCCAGTTGCGGCAAGCCGGCGTGCTGGTCTCGATCGACGATTTCGGCACCGGCTATTCGAGCCTGAACTACCTGAGCGCGCTGCCGGTGGAC
It includes:
- a CDS encoding enoyl ACP reductase FabMG family protein; this encodes MTELNPLRHIPEANVFRKGDVFVLFGELFGRGYVNGLIDQARAAGMTIVGVTVGRRDDSGALRKLNDEELAEAEEKLGGRIINVPLMAGFDMDAPEGEQNPTEMLSGITLKNWQEEKLDWERIERCRAAGVARFTGSAATVMAEIDKLVPQGANVFFAHTMAGGIPKIKAFLAIANRIYKGRGERFMSSRALLDSDLGKLILMNFDEVSANTLKYLIDASSAIRERVTQAGGEVRYTAYGYHGTEILIGDEYQWQTYTNYTQGYAKMRLESIAEAAWNNGTFATVFNCPEIRTNSSDIFVGVELSLFPLLRALKKEGGGAWADEHWRICEELLGEGTSLQQLLDTIEGYNNDATSATFRNFEAWPMDNTPELAEVMIGTSEAITALHKDKKALITDHLSSLVLEGAGPLMFHGASEKIAPVLWLNHDIIARQLNALHK
- the panC gene encoding pantoate--beta-alanine ligase; translation: MKIISSIDELRDQLRGQLRTAFVPTMGNLHEGHLSLMRLARRHGDPVVASIFVNRLQFGPNEDFDKYPRTFQEDVAKLEKEGVYVLFAPTEKDLYPEPQEYRVRPPDGLGNTLEGEFRPGFFEGVCTVVTKLFSCVQPRVAVFGKKDYQQLMIVRNMARQFALPTEIIGAETFRAEDGLALSSRNGYLSSDERAEAPVLYRELNAVADTVRSGERDIKAVEARAMAALAGRGWKPDYVSVRKRIDLQAPHGADLERGEPLVVLAAAKLGATRLIDNLEI
- the metG gene encoding methionine--tRNA ligase: MTRKLFVTTALPYANAAFHIGHMMEYIQADIWVRFQRMQREGNQQGGQPREVHFVCADDTHGTPIMIAAEKEGITPQEFVAKIAAGRPQYLDGFHIAFDNWYSTDSPENVELSQGIYRKLRDAGLIVTKTVDRFYDTAKGMFLADRNIKGECPVCHAKDQYGDNCEVCGAAYQPTELINPFSVFTGSTPVLKPSEQYFFKLSDPRCFQFLKEWLNTPGRLQPEMVNKVSEWLGEDGEKLADWDISRDAPYFGIPIPDAPGKFFYVWLDAPVGYLASLKNYFARQGKDFDAFLNDPDAEQLHFIGKDIVSFHLLFWPAMLNFSGHPIIDKLKVAVHGHLTVNNEKMSKSRGTGISPLRYLELGMNPEWLRYYLAFKLNAKVEDLDFNGDDFVARVNSDLIGKYVNIASRCAGFIAKRFDGKLADSLSQTARDTICKALMADGAERQTSIAAAFEAREYGRALREIMEIADVINQYVDEYKPWLLAKDESKTAQLHDVCTTALILFRQLTVMLAPVLPNVAARVAEFLGDAELSWADTHGAAVYETMLGRTIGTYAHLMQRVDAKMVENLFDKPAVAAVPAPAAKVEPAQAPAATGDSDIEALAPEISIDDFTRIDLRVAKIVNCEHVEGSSKLLRLTLDVGEGRHRNVFSGIKSAYQPEDLIGKLTVLVANLAPRKMKFGVSEGMVLCASAADEKANPGLYLLDPMPGATPGMRIR
- the apbC gene encoding iron-sulfur cluster carrier protein ApbC → MSITENDVKTALLEVIDPNTQKDFVTTKSVKNIKIDGAQVSFELELGYPAASQVEMLRGMAAAAVLELPGVEGVAIRAYSKIVSHTVQRGMKVMPNVKNIIAVASGKGGVGKSTTAVNLALALAAEGASVGMLDADIYGPSQPMMLGVSGRPVSHDNKSMEPLENHGIQVSSVGFMIDPDEPMVWRGPMASGALQQLLEQTNWRDLDYLIVDMPPGTGDIQLTLSQKVPVTGAVIVTTPQDIALLDARKGLKMFEKVGIPILGVVENMSTHTCSNCGHTEAIFGHGGGEKMCADFGIDFLGALPLTMAIREQADAGRPTVVADPDGQVAAVYKQIARKVAIKIAEKAKDMSSKFPSIVVKND
- a CDS encoding DUF3460 family protein; its protein translation is MIFSKKHVMYESEHTKFISELKKQNSHLDAGQVAGRALLWDKEPVSLDEQARVEESRLRQQAYPYQTKV
- a CDS encoding flagellar brake protein, with product MNVSDAVAFARKGPPKPSDLLTRIPGNAAPHQMSDPFDIGEALTALALSGDPVTVYSGIQEPLLVRIESVDPALPHFVLDFTGSDMPVTHHATFVSAIGGNAKLQFELESDWKGLPGQPHLVRADFPEHCLVLNRRSARRVETPVGANYSASFGLSGRQYELPLYDFSQGGVGMRASPEQCYGLHVGKKLIGVRLELGPALFITADLEVRLMRPFRTFLLGEQVQIGCSFTNISMQLQQTLERFLTNGRTERRAAAA
- the atpG gene encoding F0F1 ATP synthase subunit gamma — its product is MAGGKEIRDKIKSVESTRKITRAMEMVATSKMRKAQERMRTARPYVRKIRNITGHLAEASPEYSHPFLITHDEARRAGFIVVTTDKGLCGGMNTNILRAVTHAMHEHQERGIGSDLVVIGSRGLSFMTRIGARVVAHAVHLGDTPHLERLLGPAKVLLDAYQNAQIDAIHLCYTKFINSMSQQAVIEQLVPLVPENVRAERGTHAWYYLYEPDPAQVIDDLLVRYVDALIYQAVAESFASEHSARRMAMKAASDNAASIIDDLKLVYNKTRQAAITKELSEIVSGAAAV
- a CDS encoding F0F1 ATP synthase subunit epsilon: MATPTIRVSVVSAEEEVFEGDAEFVALPGESGELGIYPQHTPLMTRIRPGAVRIKVPGQEDEELVFVAGGILEVQPDEVTVLADTAIRGRDLDEASANEARKQAEEALRNRDTRIDYAKAQSELAIAIAQIQALSRQRKRR
- a CDS encoding segregation and condensation protein A, which gives rise to MMPQGAAAEGEEIPVEAAVDDQHAAPPPPEDAAIARLYGEPLTRLPNDLYIPPDALEIFLDAFEGPLDLLLYLIRKQNFNILDIPMAQVTLQYLEYVEQIRKSNLELAAEYLLMAAMLIEIKSRMLLPKRQDDLIEDAGDPRAELVRRLLDYEQIKSAAVALGNVPQEGRDFVRPQLFVEQGLNTALPDVDPWDLQRAWLDVLRRAKLTQHHRIGRQELSVREHMSAILRTLQSQRFVEFGDLFAGQHTVAHAPRPIVVVHFVAMLELAKETLIEITQAEPFAPIYVRLAYSPA